A genomic segment from Excalfactoria chinensis isolate bCotChi1 chromosome 15, bCotChi1.hap2, whole genome shotgun sequence encodes:
- the KCNQ2 gene encoding potassium voltage-gated channel subfamily KQT member 2 isoform X13 codes for MVQKSRNGGVYPGPAAEKKLKVGFVGLDPGAPDSSRDGALLIAGSESTKRGSILSKPRSGVSGSGKPPKRNAFYRKLQNFLYNVLERPRGWAFIYHAYVFLLVFSCLVLSVFSTIDEYQNSSEGALYILEIVTIVVFGVEYFVRIWAAGCCCRYRGWRGRLKFARKPFCVIDIMVLIASIAVLAAGSQGNVFATSALRSLRFLQILRMIRMDRRGGTWKLLGSVVYAHSKELITAWYIGFLCLILASFLVYLAEKGENEHFDTYADALWWGLITLTTIGYGDKYPQTWNGRLLAATFTLIGVSFFALPAGILGSGFALKVQEQHRQKHFEKRRNPAAGLIQAAWRFYATNLSRTDLHSTWQYYERTVTVPMYSCVVL; via the exons ATGGTGCAGAAATCCCGCAACGGAGGCGTTTACCCGGGGCCCGCCGCCGAGAAGAAGCTGAAGGTGGGCTTCGTGGGGCTGGACCCGGGAGCTCCGGACTCCAGCCGGGACGGGGCTCTGCTCATCGCCGGCTCCGAAAGCACCAAGAGGGGCAGCATCCTCAGCAAACCCCGTTCGGGGGTGTCGGGTAGCGGGAAGCCCCCCAAAAGGAATGCTTTTTACCGCAAGCTGCAGAATTTTCTCTACAATGTGTTGGAGAGACCGCGGGGCTGGGCTTTCATTTACCACGCATACGT TTTTCTACTTGTTTTCTCCTGCCTGGTGCTGTCTGTCTTCTCAACCATCGATGAGTATCAGAACAGCTCTGAAGGGGCCCTTTATATTCTG GAAATTGTCACCATCGTGGTGTTTGGGGTGGAGTATTTTGTGCGGATCTGGGCAGCCGGCTGCTGCTGTCGGTACCGGGGCTGGAGAGGAAGGTTGAAATTTGCCCGCAAGCCTTTCTGCGTCATCG ACATCATGGTGCTGATCGCATCCATTGCCGTGCTGGCAGCAGGCTCCCAGGGCAACGTCTTTGCCACCTCAGCGCTCAGGAGCTTGCGCTTCCTGCAGATCCTGCGCATGATCCGCATGGACCGGCGTGGTGGCACCTGGAAGCTGTTGGGCTCCGTGGTCTACGCACACAGCAAG GAGCTGATTACTGCCTGGTATATTGGCTTCCTCTGCCTCATCCTGGCCTCTTTCCTGGTATACTTGGCcgagaaaggagaaaatgagcaCTTTGATACATACGCAGATGCACTCTGGTGGGGTCTG ATCACCTTGACCACCATCGGCTATGGGGACAAGTACCCACAGACCTGGAATGGGAGGCTGCTGGCTGCAACCTTCACTCTCATTGGTGTTTCCTTCTTCGCTCTCCCTGCT ggCATTTTAGGTTCAGGGTTTGCTCTGAAGGTTCAGGAGCAGCATCGGCAAAAGCACTTTGAGAAGAGACGCAACCCAGCAGCAGGCCTGATTCAG GCTGCATGGAGGTTCTATGCCACCAACCTGTCCCGCACAGACCTGCACTCTACATGGCAATACTACGAGCGCACCGTCACCGTCCCCATGTACAG TTGCGTTGTGTTGTGA